A region from the Wolbachia endosymbiont of Folsomia candida genome encodes:
- the rsmH gene encoding 16S rRNA (cytosine(1402)-N(4))-methyltransferase RsmH, translating to MTHTPVLLKEMLSLLSPQNNGLYVDATFGAGGYSNSILTSADCKVYAIDRDETVTKFYDDLSAKYPDKIKLFIEKFSNIKSILSGIGQPSVIPVLDTGMTSSGVDGIVFDIGVSSMQIDNGNRGFSFLHDGPLDMSMDNSSHINASTFVNALREEEIANTIYNYGGERHSRKIARAIVNARKKKLIKTTFELAEIIRSVVFRGKSKIDPATRTFQAIRIWVNDELGELEKGIKAASDMLNKNGKLIVVTFHSLEDRIVKTFFRDLCEPKSANCKKFSLLNKKVIKASEEEVNANPRSRSAKLRAIERLS from the coding sequence ATGACACACACTCCAGTTTTACTAAAAGAAATGCTATCACTACTATCACCACAAAATAACGGGCTATATGTAGATGCTACGTTTGGAGCTGGTGGATACAGCAACAGTATATTGACTTCAGCCGATTGCAAAGTATATGCAATTGATAGAGATGAAACTGTTACTAAATTTTATGATGACCTGAGCGCAAAATACCCAGATAAAATAAAACTATTCATTGAAAAATTTAGTAACATTAAAAGCATACTAAGCGGAATTGGACAACCTTCAGTCATCCCAGTACTTGACACTGGAATGACATCAAGCGGTGTGGATGGAATAGTTTTTGACATCGGAGTTTCATCTATGCAGATCGATAATGGAAATAGAGGATTCTCATTTCTGCACGATGGTCCGCTTGATATGAGCATGGATAATTCTTCTCATATAAACGCTTCAACGTTTGTCAATGCTTTGCGTGAAGAAGAGATTGCAAATACCATATATAACTACGGCGGCGAGCGCCATTCTCGCAAAATTGCAAGAGCGATAGTAAATGCACGCAAGAAAAAGCTTATCAAAACTACATTTGAGCTTGCAGAAATTATACGCTCTGTGGTGTTTCGTGGAAAAAGTAAAATTGACCCTGCAACCAGAACGTTTCAGGCAATAAGAATATGGGTAAATGACGAGCTCGGTGAACTGGAAAAGGGTATTAAAGCTGCATCTGACATGTTAAATAAGAACGGTAAATTAATTGTTGTCACCTTTCATTCTTTGGAAGATCGTATAGTCAAAACTTTTTTTAGGGACTTATGTGAGCCAAAATCTGCTAATTGTAAGAAGTTTTCTCTTTTGAATAAAAAAGTAATAAAAGCAAGTGAGGAAGAAGTAAATGCAAATCCACGTTCACGCTCAGCAAAGTTAAGAGCTATAGAAAGGCTGTCATGA
- the cutA gene encoding divalent-cation tolerance protein CutA, with protein sequence MSSLVLIYTTFSNFEEAQVVAEELLNDRLILCVNTFPEVHSIYLWEGKINNSSEVVAIMKSKSDQVDKVIEKIEAMHSYDQPAALVIPIEKANKSFTNWANNVIDVHSI encoded by the coding sequence ATGAGTAGTTTAGTTTTGATTTACACAACTTTTTCAAATTTTGAGGAAGCTCAGGTCGTTGCTGAAGAATTGTTGAATGATAGGCTCATTCTATGTGTAAATACATTTCCTGAAGTACATTCCATATATCTTTGGGAAGGTAAAATAAATAATAGCTCTGAAGTAGTTGCAATTATGAAAAGCAAAAGTGATCAAGTTGACAAAGTTATAGAAAAAATCGAAGCAATGCACTCTTATGATCAACCTGCTGCTTTGGTTATACCAATTGAAAAAGCAAATAAGTCTTTTACTAATTGGGCTAATAATGTTATTGATGTGCATAGTATTTAG
- a CDS encoding MFS transporter — protein sequence MKQVTKVILSSLICNTLLWYDHMLFGHLINIIGSIFFPSDDQLTSVLKAFGVFAVGFLMRPIGAAIFGHIGDKHGRRVALLISIILMTLSTVLIAFVPGYESIGILASILVVCLRLLQGISLGGEAGNAPFLIEHAPKNKKGFFGSIEVLSAILGSILSLIVVLICKKVSDFESWGWRLPFIFSLAMGLVSIYMRYILDESPEYKKQKKTSTLPLKELLSNYKKPFLISVGVDIVENSSLYIYLVFFNVLTEKMSVISGHFNHIVEILSQITLGVLTILFAILSDRIGREKVMKFAFISFIIVSYPVFSMLCSGNYLPTIIAHVLFIIPIAASLGPVSALMCELFPTKVRYSGFGLSRNIAAGFFGGLAPFICTTIIKITGQETSASFYMIFCASIGLIAILQIKQKEEYSSSHSKNPNSGLGIKKTEEYQ from the coding sequence ATGAAGCAAGTAACCAAAGTAATACTATCAAGTTTGATCTGTAACACTTTATTGTGGTATGACCACATGCTTTTTGGTCACTTAATCAATATAATTGGCAGTATATTTTTTCCATCGGATGATCAATTAACTAGTGTATTAAAGGCTTTTGGAGTGTTTGCAGTAGGTTTTCTAATGAGGCCAATTGGAGCTGCTATATTTGGTCACATTGGTGATAAGCATGGAAGGAGAGTTGCTTTATTGATCTCAATCATATTGATGACTCTATCAACCGTCTTAATTGCTTTTGTACCAGGTTATGAAAGTATTGGAATACTCGCATCAATACTGGTAGTTTGTTTAAGGTTGCTGCAGGGTATATCTCTTGGTGGAGAAGCAGGAAATGCGCCATTTTTAATAGAACACGCTCCAAAAAATAAAAAAGGATTTTTTGGAAGCATCGAGGTTTTAAGCGCAATTTTAGGGTCAATATTGAGTCTTATAGTGGTATTAATATGTAAGAAAGTATCTGATTTTGAATCTTGGGGATGGAGACTACCTTTTATCTTTAGTTTAGCAATGGGATTAGTCAGTATATATATGAGATATATACTTGATGAAAGCCCGGAGTATAAGAAACAAAAAAAAACATCCACACTGCCACTAAAAGAGCTGCTGAGCAACTATAAAAAACCTTTTCTGATATCAGTCGGAGTGGATATAGTTGAAAATTCATCTCTTTATATATACCTAGTATTTTTCAATGTGCTTACGGAGAAAATGTCAGTAATAAGTGGTCATTTTAACCACATAGTGGAAATACTTAGTCAAATCACGCTCGGAGTATTGACAATATTGTTTGCAATACTTTCTGATAGAATCGGAAGAGAAAAAGTTATGAAATTTGCGTTTATATCTTTCATAATAGTGAGCTACCCAGTTTTTTCAATGTTATGTAGTGGAAATTATTTGCCAACTATCATAGCACACGTTCTTTTTATAATTCCAATAGCTGCATCGCTTGGTCCTGTTAGTGCGTTGATGTGTGAATTATTTCCAACAAAGGTGCGCTATAGTGGTTTTGGTTTATCAAGAAATATAGCTGCTGGATTTTTTGGTGGTCTTGCTCCGTTTATATGCACAACAATTATCAAAATTACAGGGCAAGAAACTTCAGCTAGTTTCTATATGATCTTCTGCGCATCAATTGGGCTAATTGCTATATTGCAGATTAAACAAAAAGAAGAGTATTCTTCAAGCCATTCTAAAAACCCCAATTCTGGATTAGGGATTAAAAAAACAGAAGAATATCAATAG
- the dapE gene encoding succinyl-diaminopimelate desuccinylase: MKIDPVELTKKLISFESITPGDGGAIEYIATILKNSGFDCKILEFGDGKAKVKNLYAKRINGAPNLCFAGHVDVVPPGELKDWISDPFKPEVRNGMLYGRGAADMKSGVAAFIAAMVNLISEKFQFSGSISALITSAEESTEEYGTKAVLEWMQSKQKKIDYCIVAEPTSSDKLGDTIKVGRRGSATFELMCYGKQGHVAYPDLADNPIYKIISILSKVKNTTFDNGNKYFQPSNCEITTIDVGNNTGNVIPGAITARFNVRYNNEQTPDGLYKLIDGICSSVTNDYKLFMHNSRDVFLSTPDRNTDILLDAINKITNVDAMLSTSGGTSDAAFIKDFCPVIEFGMINKTAHQANECARVNDIHKLTAIYKEFIENYFNPTNRVVGQINVISNISGGPLLA, from the coding sequence ATGAAAATTGATCCTGTAGAGCTAACTAAGAAATTGATCTCCTTTGAGAGCATAACACCAGGGGATGGCGGGGCAATAGAGTATATAGCAACAATCCTAAAGAACAGTGGTTTTGATTGTAAGATTTTAGAATTTGGTGATGGAAAAGCTAAAGTTAAAAATCTCTATGCAAAACGTATAAATGGAGCGCCAAATTTATGTTTTGCTGGGCATGTTGACGTTGTGCCGCCAGGTGAACTAAAGGATTGGATATCAGATCCATTTAAGCCAGAAGTCAGAAATGGAATGTTATATGGAAGAGGGGCAGCTGATATGAAAAGCGGAGTAGCTGCGTTTATTGCTGCCATGGTAAACTTAATTTCAGAAAAGTTTCAATTTAGTGGCTCAATAAGTGCATTGATTACCAGCGCAGAAGAAAGTACAGAAGAATATGGAACAAAAGCAGTTTTAGAATGGATGCAAAGCAAACAAAAAAAGATAGATTACTGTATTGTTGCTGAACCAACCAGCAGTGACAAACTAGGTGATACTATAAAAGTAGGCAGAAGGGGATCTGCAACATTTGAACTCATGTGTTACGGAAAACAGGGACATGTTGCTTATCCAGATTTAGCTGATAATCCGATATATAAAATTATATCTATATTAAGTAAAGTAAAAAATACTACCTTTGATAATGGTAATAAATATTTTCAGCCTTCAAATTGCGAAATTACTACTATAGATGTTGGAAACAATACTGGCAATGTAATACCTGGAGCAATTACTGCACGTTTTAATGTTCGATATAATAATGAACAAACGCCAGATGGTTTGTATAAGCTTATTGATGGAATTTGCTCCAGTGTCACTAATGATTACAAGCTTTTTATGCATAACAGCAGAGACGTTTTTCTGTCTACTCCAGATAGAAATACTGATATTCTGCTTGATGCGATAAACAAAATTACCAATGTTGATGCTATGCTAAGCACAAGTGGTGGCACATCAGACGCTGCATTTATAAAAGACTTTTGTCCAGTGATTGAATTTGGTATGATCAATAAAACCGCACATCAGGCAAATGAATGTGCAAGAGTAAATGATATACACAAATTAACAGCTATATATAAGGAATTTATAGAAAATTATTTTAATCCAACAAATAGAGTGGTAGGTCAGATTAATGTAATAAGCAATATATCTGGTGGTCCATTATTAGCTTAG
- a CDS encoding DNA polymerase III subunit delta' encodes MKKVIGHNQARKKLMSNLSVQSWLICGKKGIGKATLAKSFSNWLLVKDCGSAALDLHIAQGDTIGIEKVREMKNFLHLSPIQSEYKIAIIDSLEAMTNNAKNAILKILEEPPKNSKIFIISHNPCDIQTTIRCRCFQLNLLPLTYDETKQIVSLQCEFDDEIFNEIATLFPGMPGRIISAMNKNTYEVYKSFYTFFHNLNDPSAINKLINSEIELELASHIVQSFILKGIKKDPNNTETLLSQWEKIDQLFASARQFHLDKKHVLANAINIISPTTKQVADKAW; translated from the coding sequence ATGAAAAAAGTGATAGGTCATAATCAAGCTAGAAAGAAATTAATGAGCAACTTATCTGTTCAATCTTGGCTAATCTGTGGCAAAAAAGGTATAGGAAAAGCAACGCTTGCAAAATCTTTTTCTAATTGGTTACTTGTAAAAGACTGTGGTTCGGCAGCATTGGATTTACACATTGCTCAAGGCGATACAATCGGAATAGAAAAAGTCAGAGAAATGAAAAATTTTCTGCACTTAAGCCCTATCCAGTCAGAATACAAGATAGCTATAATAGATAGCTTGGAAGCGATGACCAATAACGCTAAGAACGCTATATTAAAAATATTAGAAGAGCCGCCGAAAAATTCTAAAATATTTATAATTAGCCATAATCCATGCGATATACAAACCACTATTCGTTGCAGGTGCTTTCAGCTAAATTTATTGCCGCTCACTTATGATGAAACAAAACAAATTGTTTCTTTACAGTGTGAGTTTGACGATGAAATATTTAATGAGATCGCTACTCTGTTTCCTGGAATGCCAGGGAGGATAATAAGCGCAATGAATAAGAACACTTATGAAGTATATAAAAGCTTTTACACATTCTTTCACAATTTAAACGACCCGAGTGCAATTAACAAATTAATTAATAGCGAAATTGAGCTGGAATTGGCATCTCATATAGTTCAGAGTTTTATTTTAAAAGGTATAAAGAAAGATCCAAATAATACTGAAACTTTGCTTAGCCAATGGGAAAAAATAGATCAGCTTTTTGCATCTGCAAGACAATTCCACTTAGATAAAAAGCATGTTTTGGCTAATGCAATCAATATCATAAGCCCTACAACAAAGCAAGTTGCCGATAAAGCCTGGTAA
- a CDS encoding L-threonylcarbamoyladenylate synthase, which produces MTAESFAKTAIQNNLLVCFPTETVYALACNALSSEAIKKIYEIKKRSYNKPLSIFVRSIHDLVKIAKVNAEYVDLIKHFSPGPVTYILPLKSNNALPSEFFKGSVGIRIPNHPIAISILNELKIPIVATSINISGKKSICKAGDIPQSIKQHLSAVIESDELVSGIESTIVDLTGDKIKILREGAISLQAVDESLLSYRKKYEKSDRS; this is translated from the coding sequence ATGACAGCAGAAAGCTTTGCAAAGACTGCAATACAGAACAATTTGTTGGTGTGTTTTCCAACAGAAACAGTGTATGCTTTGGCATGCAATGCTCTGAGCTCTGAGGCAATAAAAAAAATATATGAGATAAAAAAGCGCTCTTACAATAAACCACTCTCTATATTTGTGCGCAGTATTCACGATTTGGTAAAAATAGCAAAGGTAAACGCAGAATACGTTGATTTAATAAAGCACTTTTCTCCTGGACCAGTTACATATATTCTACCGCTTAAAAGTAATAACGCGTTACCAAGCGAATTCTTTAAAGGCAGTGTAGGTATCAGAATTCCTAATCATCCAATTGCAATTTCAATATTAAATGAACTAAAAATTCCAATAGTTGCAACAAGCATAAATATTTCAGGAAAAAAGAGTATATGCAAGGCAGGTGATATACCTCAATCTATTAAGCAGCATTTATCTGCAGTAATTGAAAGTGATGAATTAGTTTCAGGTATAGAATCAACTATTGTTGATTTAACTGGAGACAAAATTAAAATTTTAAGGGAAGGTGCAATTTCGCTGCAAGCAGTAGATGAATCACTTTTAAGCTATAGAAAGAAATATGAAAAAAGTGATAGGTCATAA
- the prmC gene encoding peptide chain release factor N(5)-glutamine methyltransferase: MKTISALIQDGSKLLSSCGIDSPYMDSEIIMQHVLGVERSFIIINHANHVPIDKESLFWKLIKKRTEKYPISQIIGNREFWSGNFIVNQHVLDPRPDSETLISTVLKYYQNKEQKLKIADFGTGTGCLLISVLNEYKYAVGVGFEKSLEAYKVACQNIKKHDLLSRAKILPNSWTECIGLFDLIISNPPYIKTSKLKDLQAEVQKEPRLALDGGVDGLSCYLSIFPILKKCLKKNGFAVLEIGEDQNDIDKIIPSFELAFQEYIYDLAGMKRCIVLKKT, translated from the coding sequence ATGAAAACTATTAGTGCTTTAATCCAAGATGGATCAAAACTATTATCATCGTGCGGAATTGATTCGCCATATATGGACTCTGAAATCATTATGCAGCACGTACTTGGTGTGGAAAGGTCATTCATAATTATAAACCACGCTAATCATGTTCCAATAGACAAGGAATCTCTATTTTGGAAATTAATAAAAAAAAGAACTGAAAAATATCCAATATCACAAATAATAGGCAATCGTGAATTTTGGAGTGGTAACTTTATAGTGAATCAGCATGTTTTAGATCCAAGGCCAGATAGTGAAACACTAATATCAACAGTACTAAAATATTACCAAAACAAAGAGCAGAAGCTAAAAATTGCTGATTTTGGTACAGGTACAGGTTGTTTGTTGATATCCGTGCTGAATGAGTATAAATATGCTGTTGGTGTTGGTTTTGAAAAGAGTCTTGAAGCATATAAAGTTGCATGCCAGAATATCAAAAAACATGATTTACTTAGCAGAGCTAAAATACTTCCAAACTCGTGGACAGAATGCATAGGTTTATTTGATCTTATAATTAGCAATCCTCCATATATCAAAACAAGTAAATTGAAAGACTTGCAAGCTGAAGTCCAAAAAGAACCGAGACTTGCTCTTGATGGTGGCGTTGATGGTTTAAGTTGTTATTTAAGTATCTTCCCAATATTGAAAAAGTGCCTTAAAAAAAATGGATTTGCGGTACTGGAAATAGGTGAAGATCAAAATGACATTGATAAAATAATACCCTCATTCGAATTAGCTTTTCAGGAATACATATATGATTTGGCAGGAATGAAGAGGTGTATTGTTCTTAAGAAGACATAG